One genomic segment of Leptospira neocaledonica includes these proteins:
- the leuA2 gene encoding 2-isopropylmalate synthase LeuA2: MIIPGQGLKTPPVSPFFMDVTLRDGNQALRKPWNLEEKEIIFKRLLKLGVQGIEVGFASASKQDFEACSYLASLAPENVAISSLSRAVEKEIDLSWEAIRQAPRPRIHIVYPISDFTIRNVLGISEKEVKENIIRSVSYARKLAGNYGEVQFSGEHFGDSLENMDFAVEAFQAALDAGADVVNLPNTVERYRPYLFVAMVRKVAESLPQGSKISVHTHNDLGMATATTVESFFAGATQLETALNGLGERAGNTNTYEVAIALHNCGVKVDLDLQTIYETSRIVSRMSGVPIPEKAPLIGEDVVAHRSGIHQDGVSKTKDMKKGAYRAFDANLIGRPEGDRIAFTSQSGKSAIYEILMQSGVSVSKEEASRLQPILKSISENYGGGELSIEEIKTELAKLRQVEGQKVDKLQIL, encoded by the coding sequence CATATTTAAAAGACTTCTAAAATTAGGAGTACAGGGAATAGAAGTCGGTTTCGCTTCTGCAAGCAAACAAGACTTCGAAGCTTGCTCCTATCTTGCCTCTTTGGCTCCGGAGAATGTCGCGATCTCCAGTCTTTCTAGAGCTGTGGAGAAAGAGATAGATCTTTCTTGGGAAGCAATCCGACAAGCTCCTCGACCTAGAATCCATATCGTTTATCCTATCAGTGATTTTACGATTCGAAACGTATTGGGAATTTCCGAAAAGGAAGTTAAAGAAAATATAATACGATCCGTTTCTTATGCACGAAAATTAGCAGGAAATTACGGAGAAGTTCAATTTTCGGGAGAACATTTCGGTGATTCTCTAGAGAATATGGATTTTGCAGTGGAAGCATTTCAGGCAGCCTTGGACGCAGGTGCGGATGTAGTCAATCTTCCCAATACTGTGGAAAGATACAGACCTTACTTATTCGTGGCCATGGTCCGAAAAGTTGCAGAGTCATTACCTCAAGGAAGTAAAATTTCGGTCCACACTCATAACGATTTGGGAATGGCAACAGCGACTACTGTCGAAAGCTTCTTTGCAGGGGCCACCCAATTGGAAACCGCATTAAACGGTTTGGGTGAAAGAGCAGGAAACACAAATACTTACGAGGTTGCAATCGCTCTTCATAATTGCGGTGTCAAAGTGGATTTGGACCTTCAGACAATTTACGAAACATCTCGGATTGTATCCAGAATGTCTGGAGTCCCTATACCCGAAAAAGCACCTTTGATTGGAGAGGACGTAGTTGCTCATAGAAGTGGAATTCACCAAGACGGAGTTTCCAAAACAAAAGACATGAAAAAAGGAGCATATCGAGCTTTCGACGCCAACCTGATCGGAAGACCGGAAGGAGATAGGATCGCATTCACAAGCCAATCCGGGAAATCGGCAATTTATGAAATTCTAATGCAATCTGGGGTCTCTGTCTCAAAAGAAGAAGCTTCCAGACTACAACCTATCTTAAAATCCATTTCCGAAAATTACGGCGGAGGAGAATTGTCGATTGAAGAAATCAAAACTGAATTGGCAAAATTGAGACAGGTCGAAGGTCAGAAAGTGGATAAGCTTCAGATTCTCTGA